Proteins co-encoded in one Arthrobacter sp. ERGS1:01 genomic window:
- a CDS encoding dihydrolipoyl dehydrogenase family protein, with the protein MAVEEFDLLVVGGGKAGKSLAMDLAAAGQRVAMVERGMIGGTCINVACIPTKTLVNSARLLSVTRRAAEFGITMSGSPAIDIDLLRARKEEVVGTMVAGQRKSFLASGMDLVIGEARFTAPRTVEVTDDAGARRTLRGTNVVVNTGMVPFVPDLPGLRDSAPLTSTSILALESLPESILILGGGYIGCEFASMLSIMGVRVTVVQRRGVLLPNEDVDVSESVANALTADGVNVRTGVSATAVSRTDSGVTMELSDGTSVTAAEILVAVGRTPVTDGLGLDAAGVELTDSGLVRVDEYLRATADNVWAAGDVAGTPQFTHASWNDYRILKTNLAGGSWSTKDRLIPYCVFTTPELGRVGLSETEALHAGYNIRVAAMPVSAIPRARTVGQLDGRWKAVVDRDTDMILGVALHGHESSEVIAVVQMAILGKLPYQQLRDAVIAHPTMAEGLQLLFSDAFLAA; encoded by the coding sequence ATGGCTGTTGAGGAATTTGATCTTTTGGTGGTTGGCGGAGGCAAGGCCGGCAAATCCCTGGCCATGGATCTGGCGGCGGCCGGGCAGCGCGTGGCCATGGTGGAGCGGGGCATGATCGGGGGCACCTGCATCAACGTCGCCTGCATCCCCACCAAGACCCTCGTCAACAGTGCCCGGCTGCTGTCGGTGACGCGCCGCGCCGCCGAATTTGGGATCACCATGTCAGGTTCGCCTGCCATTGACATTGACCTGCTGCGCGCCCGCAAGGAGGAGGTAGTGGGCACCATGGTCGCCGGGCAGCGGAAGTCGTTCCTGGCCTCCGGCATGGACCTGGTGATCGGCGAGGCCCGCTTCACCGCCCCGCGCACCGTTGAAGTGACCGACGACGCCGGTGCCCGCCGCACGCTGCGCGGCACCAATGTGGTGGTCAACACCGGCATGGTTCCGTTCGTGCCGGACCTGCCGGGGTTGCGCGATTCCGCGCCGCTGACGAGCACCTCCATTTTGGCGCTTGAATCACTGCCGGAGAGCATCCTCATCCTGGGTGGCGGCTACATTGGCTGCGAATTTGCCTCCATGCTTTCCATCATGGGCGTGCGGGTCACGGTGGTGCAGCGCAGGGGCGTCCTGCTGCCAAATGAAGACGTTGACGTATCCGAATCGGTGGCCAACGCCCTCACGGCCGACGGCGTGAATGTCCGCACGGGCGTCTCGGCGACTGCGGTATCCCGCACCGATTCCGGGGTCACCATGGAACTGTCCGACGGCACGTCAGTAACCGCCGCTGAGATCCTCGTTGCGGTGGGGCGCACCCCGGTAACGGACGGGCTGGGCCTGGATGCTGCGGGCGTCGAGCTCACCGATTCCGGGCTGGTGCGCGTGGACGAATACTTGCGCGCCACGGCGGACAACGTCTGGGCCGCGGGCGACGTAGCGGGCACTCCGCAGTTCACTCACGCCTCCTGGAACGACTACAGGATCCTCAAGACCAACCTGGCCGGCGGCTCGTGGAGCACCAAGGACCGGCTCATCCCCTACTGCGTGTTCACCACGCCGGAGCTGGGACGGGTGGGGCTGAGCGAAACCGAGGCCCTGCACGCGGGCTACAACATCCGGGTCGCCGCCATGCCCGTCTCCGCCATCCCCCGAGCACGCACGGTGGGCCAGCTGGACGGCCGCTGGAAGGCCGTGGTGGACCGCGATACCGACATGATCCTCGGTGTCGCGCTCCACGGCCATGAGTCCAGCGAGGTCATCGCCGTTGTCCAGATGGCCATCCTGGGCAAGCTTCCCTACCAGCAGCTGCGCGACGCCGTGATCGCCCACCCCACCATGGCCGAGGGCCTGCAACTCCTGTTCAGCGACGCCTTCCTGGCGGCCTAG
- the rarD gene encoding EamA family transporter RarD: MEYYPRACCYEAVSTSKTTPVSTPPTTAKAGRPARTETATGMIFGFGAYGLWGLLPLYFIWLMPANSIEIVANRVVWSVIFCAVLITATRSWGKFSAAVKNPRVLWPLAIAGVLIVINWLTYVFAVTTGNAIEGSLGYFINPLVSVLLGVIVLKEKLRPLQWLAVGVGVAAVVVLTVSYGKLPWIALVLAFSFGFYGFVKNRVGGKVDALTSLSVETAVLAPFAVVTMVVLTLVGQATLTGLGAGHFWLMAASGVITAVPLLLFGASARRLPMTTIGLLQYVAPLLQFVVAVTLLNEHMGLDRWIGFGIVWLALVILTVDTLRNYRHTARLRKAATA; encoded by the coding sequence ATGGAATATTACCCACGGGCATGCTGTTATGAGGCTGTGTCAACTAGTAAAACCACCCCAGTGTCCACTCCCCCAACAACAGCGAAGGCGGGCCGGCCGGCCCGCACGGAAACCGCCACCGGAATGATCTTCGGCTTTGGCGCCTATGGGTTGTGGGGGCTCCTGCCGCTGTACTTCATCTGGCTCATGCCGGCCAACAGCATCGAGATCGTGGCCAACCGGGTGGTCTGGTCGGTAATCTTCTGCGCCGTCCTCATCACGGCCACGCGCTCCTGGGGAAAATTCAGCGCCGCAGTGAAGAATCCGCGCGTGCTCTGGCCGCTGGCCATTGCCGGCGTCCTCATCGTCATCAACTGGCTCACCTATGTCTTCGCAGTGACCACGGGAAACGCCATTGAAGGGTCCCTGGGCTACTTCATCAACCCGCTTGTGTCCGTGCTGCTCGGCGTCATCGTGCTCAAGGAAAAGCTGCGGCCCCTGCAGTGGCTGGCCGTCGGCGTCGGCGTGGCCGCCGTCGTCGTCCTGACCGTCAGTTATGGAAAGCTGCCCTGGATTGCGCTGGTCCTGGCGTTCAGCTTCGGCTTCTACGGCTTCGTCAAGAACCGGGTGGGCGGAAAGGTGGACGCCCTCACCAGCCTGAGCGTGGAAACCGCCGTGCTGGCACCGTTCGCCGTGGTGACCATGGTGGTGTTGACCCTGGTGGGGCAGGCGACGTTGACTGGCCTGGGCGCCGGCCACTTCTGGTTGATGGCCGCCTCCGGCGTCATTACGGCCGTGCCGCTGCTGCTGTTTGGCGCATCCGCCCGGCGCCTGCCCATGACGACGATCGGCCTGCTCCAGTACGTGGCGCCGCTGCTGCAGTTCGTGGTGGCCGTGACCCTGCTGAACGAGCACATGGGCCTCGACCGGTGGATTGGTTTTGGCATAGTGTGGCTTGCGTTGGTGATCTTGACGGTCGATACGCTGCGGAATTACCGGCACACGGCGAGGCTGCGGAAGGCCGCAACCGCCTAG
- a CDS encoding PucR family transcriptional regulator yields the protein MALSLADLMAAPALHLKNMGSTRTPLTAPIDWVAVTELENPQAFLSGGELVLTTGARQGTVDAQRSFVRQIRRAGAVGIGFGIGFEHDAVPPALIAEANRWAVPVVEVPYSTPFIAIGKLVADARSSDHYTKLERLLREHQVLARALLTGGGLPALLRKLASMVGSELAITQYGGEVFSTAPGSGPNDADWHAVALSTGKRDASTLWLRKPFHDDGIVDYARGLISIELNNLLQRRNTARQIAGQVIADIVRGTLEAADATARLENLGIIPAAKNFVLLVRSEDEKSASLSTMTLPPELETAVAAVMKADEREELLIVVPAQLGDPAILGRALSRQMHGIGLAAAVGIGGAYSQANGLRWSYFEAREAASRGLDVNVPERLSLTSLLLASEDVPMADMAAEALGPLLAFDTAHGAELVDTLETYLRLNGSVAAVAETLTLHRNTVRYRLTQIAELTGYDPALTPDRVQLWLALAVRRLSPPVQP from the coding sequence ATGGCACTTTCCCTGGCTGACTTGATGGCCGCACCGGCCCTGCACCTGAAGAACATGGGCTCCACCAGGACCCCGCTGACCGCGCCCATCGATTGGGTGGCCGTGACGGAGTTGGAGAACCCGCAAGCCTTCCTCAGCGGCGGCGAACTGGTCCTGACCACGGGCGCGCGGCAGGGCACCGTCGACGCCCAGCGCTCCTTTGTCCGCCAGATCAGGCGGGCGGGCGCCGTCGGCATTGGCTTTGGCATTGGCTTTGAGCACGACGCCGTTCCACCTGCCCTGATTGCCGAGGCCAACCGCTGGGCCGTGCCCGTGGTTGAGGTGCCCTACAGCACCCCCTTCATCGCCATTGGCAAACTCGTGGCCGACGCACGTTCCTCCGACCACTACACCAAGCTGGAGCGGCTGCTGCGGGAGCACCAGGTCCTGGCCCGGGCACTGCTGACGGGCGGCGGCCTGCCTGCGCTGCTGCGCAAACTGGCGTCCATGGTGGGCTCCGAGCTGGCCATCACCCAATACGGTGGCGAGGTGTTCTCCACCGCTCCGGGCAGCGGACCGAACGACGCCGACTGGCATGCGGTGGCGCTGTCGACGGGCAAACGCGACGCCAGCACACTGTGGTTGCGCAAGCCGTTCCACGACGACGGCATCGTTGACTACGCCCGCGGACTGATCAGCATCGAGCTGAACAACCTGCTCCAGCGCCGCAACACGGCACGGCAAATCGCCGGACAGGTCATTGCCGACATTGTCCGGGGCACGCTTGAAGCGGCCGACGCCACCGCCAGGTTGGAGAACCTGGGCATCATCCCCGCAGCGAAGAACTTCGTGCTGCTGGTGCGCTCGGAGGACGAAAAGTCCGCCAGCCTCTCCACCATGACACTGCCACCGGAGCTGGAGACCGCAGTCGCCGCCGTCATGAAGGCGGACGAGCGCGAGGAACTGCTGATCGTCGTACCCGCTCAGCTTGGCGATCCGGCCATCCTGGGACGGGCCTTGAGCCGCCAGATGCACGGCATTGGACTCGCCGCCGCCGTGGGGATTGGTGGCGCCTATTCCCAGGCCAACGGCCTGCGGTGGAGCTACTTTGAGGCGCGTGAGGCCGCGTCACGCGGACTTGACGTCAACGTGCCAGAGCGGCTGAGCCTGACCTCCCTTCTGTTGGCCAGCGAGGATGTTCCCATGGCCGACATGGCTGCGGAGGCCCTGGGGCCCCTGCTTGCCTTTGACACCGCACACGGCGCCGAACTGGTCGACACCCTTGAAACGTACCTGCGGCTCAATGGTTCGGTGGCGGCAGTGGCCGAGACCCTGACGCTGCACCGAAACACCGTCCGCTACCGTTTGACGCAAATTGCCGAGCTCACCGGCTACGACCCCGCCCTGACTCCGGACCGGGTCCAGCTGTGGCTGGCACTTGCCGTGCGCCGGTTGTCCCCGCCGGTCCAGCCCTGA
- the gabT gene encoding 4-aminobutyrate--2-oxoglutarate transaminase → MSEITYRLEQKRHLTGAFPGPKSAALDARRKAVVAGGVASSVPVYVADADGGIITDVDGNSFIDLGSGIAVTSVGASDANVVEAVQEQVGHFTHTCFMVTPYESYVAVAEELNTLTPGTHEKRTVLFNSGAEAVENAVKVARLATGRDAIVAFDHAYHGRTNLTMALTAKAMPYKTNFGPFAPEIYRVPMSYPYREEADIKGEEAARRAITMIEKQIGADSVAAIVIEPIQGEGGFIVPADGFLPALAAWAKENGVVFIADEVQSGFCRTGEWFASQHEGVVPDIITMAKGIGGGLPLSAITGRAELMDAVHPGGLGGTYGGNPVACAAALAAIKTMKEHDLNGRAQNIEKIVTDRFTALVEELGENGIIGEIRGRGAMMAIELVKPGTAHTTKEANAEAAKAIAGACLQAGVVILTCGTYGNVIRLLPPLVIGDELLNDGLDVLSDAVRAASN, encoded by the coding sequence ATGTCTGAAATCACCTACCGGCTCGAACAAAAACGGCACCTCACCGGCGCGTTCCCCGGCCCGAAGTCCGCAGCGCTCGACGCCCGCCGCAAGGCAGTTGTTGCCGGCGGTGTCGCCTCCAGCGTGCCCGTATACGTTGCCGACGCCGACGGCGGCATCATTACCGATGTGGACGGCAACTCCTTCATCGACCTCGGTTCGGGCATTGCCGTGACCAGTGTGGGCGCCTCCGATGCGAACGTCGTCGAGGCCGTGCAGGAACAGGTTGGCCACTTCACGCACACCTGTTTCATGGTCACCCCGTACGAGAGCTACGTTGCCGTTGCCGAGGAACTGAACACCCTCACCCCCGGCACGCATGAGAAGCGCACCGTGCTGTTCAACTCCGGCGCCGAAGCCGTGGAAAACGCCGTCAAGGTGGCCCGCCTGGCCACCGGTCGCGACGCGATCGTCGCCTTCGACCACGCCTACCACGGCCGCACCAACCTGACCATGGCACTGACCGCCAAGGCCATGCCGTACAAGACCAACTTTGGCCCGTTCGCACCGGAGATCTACCGCGTGCCCATGAGCTACCCGTACCGCGAGGAAGCCGACATCAAGGGTGAGGAAGCGGCCCGCCGCGCCATCACCATGATCGAAAAGCAGATTGGCGCCGACTCCGTGGCCGCCATCGTGATCGAACCGATCCAGGGCGAGGGCGGCTTCATCGTCCCCGCCGACGGCTTCCTGCCCGCCCTGGCCGCCTGGGCCAAGGAAAACGGCGTCGTCTTCATTGCCGACGAAGTCCAGTCCGGCTTCTGCCGCACGGGCGAATGGTTTGCCTCCCAGCACGAGGGCGTTGTCCCGGACATCATCACGATGGCCAAGGGCATCGGCGGCGGTTTGCCGCTCTCCGCCATCACGGGCCGCGCCGAGCTCATGGACGCCGTGCACCCCGGCGGCCTTGGCGGCACCTACGGCGGAAACCCGGTGGCCTGCGCCGCCGCCCTGGCCGCCATCAAGACCATGAAGGAGCACGACCTCAACGGCCGCGCCCAGAACATTGAAAAGATCGTCACCGACCGCTTCACGGCGCTCGTTGAGGAACTTGGCGAGAACGGCATCATCGGCGAGATCCGCGGCCGCGGCGCCATGATGGCAATCGAACTGGTCAAGCCGGGCACCGCCCACACAACCAAGGAAGCGAACGCGGAGGCCGCCAAGGCCATCGCCGGCGCCTGCCTGCAGGCCGGCGTCGTGATCCTCACCTGCGGCACCTACGGCAACGTCATCCGCCTGCTCCCGCCGTTGGTCATCGGCGACGAACTGCTCAACGACGGCCTGGACGTATTGTCCGACGCCGTACGCGCAGCCTCCAACTAG
- a CDS encoding universal stress protein: protein MKYVVGYRPDDRGEDAVALAGVIARTQGAELHLVNVIRGSMVEVPETQKQALSMVPDDVTATFSTRRAESFAHGLIEAAAEDDAALIVVGAASNGLFKRFTVGSVANGLLHASQVPVALAPRGYNRRDKLTRLTVMVGMREGWQAVLDVGVTAAGRRNVPLRLVSVVEIDQLEQEDFDLDNALSPARQHVNTVLADAAARLPEDTVTVTLAHGRNIEEAVDGIGWKSGELVVVGSSRLAENRKIFLGSTANKILRALPVPMVVVPRDFQAQGI from the coding sequence ATGAAATATGTAGTTGGTTACCGGCCTGACGACCGTGGCGAAGATGCCGTTGCCCTTGCCGGGGTCATTGCAAGGACGCAGGGCGCCGAACTCCACCTGGTCAACGTGATCCGCGGCAGCATGGTGGAGGTGCCCGAAACCCAAAAGCAGGCCCTGTCCATGGTGCCCGACGATGTTACGGCCACGTTCTCCACGCGCAGGGCCGAGTCCTTTGCTCACGGCCTGATCGAGGCGGCAGCGGAGGACGACGCCGCGCTGATCGTGGTCGGCGCCGCCAGCAACGGCCTGTTCAAACGGTTCACCGTCGGTTCGGTGGCCAACGGGCTGCTGCACGCGTCCCAGGTGCCGGTGGCGCTGGCGCCCCGCGGCTACAACCGGCGGGACAAACTGACCCGGCTCACGGTCATGGTCGGCATGCGCGAGGGCTGGCAGGCAGTGCTCGACGTCGGCGTCACGGCGGCCGGGCGGCGCAACGTGCCGCTGCGCCTGGTTTCCGTGGTGGAGATCGACCAGCTGGAGCAGGAGGACTTTGACCTGGACAACGCCCTCAGCCCCGCCCGGCAGCACGTCAACACGGTGCTTGCCGACGCCGCAGCAAGGCTTCCCGAGGACACTGTCACGGTGACCCTGGCCCACGGACGCAACATTGAGGAAGCCGTCGACGGGATCGGCTGGAAATCCGGCGAGCTCGTGGTGGTTGGTTCCAGCCGCCTGGCCGAGAACCGCAAGATCTTCCTCGGCTCCACGGCCAACAAGATCCTCCGCGCACTTCCGGTGCCCATGGTGGTGGTTCCGCGCGACTTCCAGGCGCAGGGGATCTAG
- a CDS encoding gamma-aminobutyraldehyde dehydrogenase, giving the protein MVQTLQNFINGEFVPVTGPDSLDIINPVNGEVVAKAPISSQADVDAAMTAAATAFKTWKRATPAQRQSVLLKLADAIEARSDELVEAQHRNTGQVKQMIADEEVGAGADQLRFFAGAARLLEGRSAGEYMENFTSYVRREPVGVIAQVTPWNYPFLMMIWKIGPALAAGNTVVLKPSDTTPESTLVFADIAKDIVPAGVLNFVLGNGATGAALVDHKVPAMVSITGSVRAGIAVATGAAKGLKRAHLELGGKAPAIVFADANLGQTAQSIAEFSFFNAGQDCTAITRVLVEESAHDEFVAALATATKGLETGHEDDSLNYFGPLNNVNHFNAVSEVVANIPAYATVVTGGKRAGEKGFFFEATVVDGVKQSDDIVQKETFGPVITVQTFKTEEEAVEMANDVEYALASSVWTSNHGVAMRVSRDLDFGAVWINTHIMLTAEMPHGGFKQSGYGKDLSMYGVEDYTRIKHVMSNLDA; this is encoded by the coding sequence GTGGTCCAAACCTTGCAGAATTTCATCAACGGCGAGTTTGTGCCCGTCACCGGGCCGGATTCCTTGGACATCATCAATCCCGTCAACGGGGAAGTTGTGGCCAAGGCCCCGATTTCGAGCCAGGCCGATGTGGACGCTGCCATGACCGCCGCAGCCACCGCCTTCAAGACGTGGAAGCGTGCCACCCCGGCGCAGCGCCAAAGCGTGCTGTTGAAGCTTGCCGATGCCATCGAGGCACGCAGCGACGAGCTCGTTGAAGCCCAGCACCGCAACACCGGCCAGGTCAAGCAAATGATCGCCGATGAGGAAGTGGGCGCCGGCGCCGACCAGCTGCGCTTCTTTGCCGGTGCCGCCCGCCTGCTGGAAGGCCGCTCCGCCGGCGAGTACATGGAGAACTTCACCTCCTATGTGCGCCGCGAACCCGTGGGCGTCATTGCCCAGGTGACCCCGTGGAACTACCCGTTCCTGATGATGATCTGGAAGATCGGTCCGGCCCTGGCCGCCGGCAACACCGTGGTCCTCAAGCCCAGCGACACCACGCCCGAAAGCACCCTGGTGTTTGCCGACATCGCCAAGGACATCGTCCCCGCCGGCGTGCTGAACTTCGTGCTCGGCAACGGCGCCACGGGTGCCGCACTCGTGGACCACAAGGTGCCGGCCATGGTCTCGATCACCGGATCCGTCCGCGCCGGCATCGCCGTCGCCACGGGCGCCGCCAAGGGCCTCAAGCGGGCGCACCTGGAATTGGGCGGAAAGGCTCCCGCCATCGTCTTCGCCGACGCGAACCTTGGCCAGACGGCACAGTCCATTGCCGAGTTCTCCTTCTTCAACGCCGGCCAGGACTGCACCGCCATCACCCGCGTGCTGGTGGAGGAATCCGCCCACGACGAGTTCGTGGCCGCCCTGGCCACCGCCACGAAGGGCCTGGAAACCGGCCACGAGGACGACTCGCTGAACTACTTCGGCCCGCTCAACAACGTCAACCACTTCAACGCCGTCAGCGAAGTGGTGGCCAACATCCCCGCGTATGCAACGGTGGTCACCGGCGGCAAGCGCGCCGGCGAGAAGGGCTTCTTCTTCGAGGCCACGGTGGTTGACGGCGTGAAGCAAAGCGACGACATCGTGCAGAAGGAAACCTTCGGCCCGGTCATCACGGTCCAGACGTTCAAGACCGAGGAAGAGGCCGTGGAAATGGCCAACGACGTCGAATACGCCCTGGCCTCCAGCGTCTGGACATCCAACCACGGTGTGGCCATGCGCGTCTCCCGCGACCTGGACTTCGGCGCAGTCTGGATCAACACCCACATCATGCTCACTGCAGAGATGCCGCACGGCGGGTTCAAGCAGTCCGGCTACGGCAAGGACCTGTCCATGTACGGCGTGGAGGACTACACCCGCATCAAGCACGTCATGAGCAACCTGGACGCCTAG